One segment of Oscillospiraceae bacterium MB08-C2-2 DNA contains the following:
- the mobP3 gene encoding MobP3 family relaxase: protein MARIILKCPYLKGGEKTAAHLSNLVKYIATRNGVEKMDSGHKLWHSTKKQKDLIAQILREFPDAKELFEYEDYLENPNRGNASEFITIALEQHLDKISDREKYLDYIANRPRVEKFDSHGLFTAGDEPLVLLQVADEVAGHTGNVWTPIISLRREDAAQMGYDNAPAWKALLSEKAMEIAENLKIHPDHLKWYAAFHNESHHPHIHMVCYSTHRGEGYLTKQGIKKIKSSLANEIFRQELIPLYGEKTQRRDDLKKQAAESMREMIRQMKGGVLQSDRMEQLLTLLAERLQTVGGKKQYGYLGPDLKNIADKIVDDLAQDSRVSEAYRLWWETRGRIESIYTETSSEPPPLSRCDDFKPIRNMVIQEALLIGSMTFEEPASVETALPEPDNDLEIPLSDMADEENQEPIHDSGGQPSSDEASDDKESSGSWWTDGYKQAKQYLYGDEDTGIPQDFEKARELFLAEADNPLALYDLGRMAADGLGCEADADEAYRWYEKALAVFHGAEEEKAWKYTEYRIGKMYAAGLGTEQDYLQAVDWLTLSADENYKYAQYSLSGLYYHGKGVNQDHETSFALYTRSADQSFPYASFELGKMLRDGIGCVKNQQDSDRRFKEAFLGFVSLEEQNHDDKLQYRLGWMLLNGVGTDKDEARAKEYFDKAASVGNPFACYQLAKLILSDEKAPPQDVEKALGYLRKAVEAENPYAAYFLGKLYEKGQHVPQNIAEAIRLYTLSAGQDNDFAAYRLGKLYLGGEGVLKDVESAIHWLTFAADRKNQFAEYALGVLYFKGEDVLKDVPKCLEYLKRSAGQGNQFAQYRLGKIYLMGEDVPKDIQTALQFLTAAAEQGNQYAQYTLGKLYLMGKDVPQDKETAVLWFTLSAAQGNIYAQFFLDHMDDFKDPSVLLAGTRLLHHMSRVFADNTPPLKPPGQRTDRKLLRKLREKKQAQGHARDDHEQTMSL, encoded by the coding sequence ATGGCCCGCATCATTCTCAAGTGCCCCTACCTCAAAGGCGGGGAAAAGACTGCCGCCCATTTAAGTAACCTCGTCAAATACATCGCCACCCGCAACGGCGTAGAAAAAATGGATAGCGGTCATAAGCTCTGGCACTCCACCAAAAAACAAAAAGATTTGATTGCACAGATACTCCGGGAGTTTCCCGATGCCAAGGAACTGTTTGAATATGAGGATTACCTCGAAAATCCCAACCGGGGAAACGCCTCTGAATTTATCACCATTGCATTGGAACAGCATCTTGATAAAATCAGCGACCGGGAGAAATATCTGGACTACATTGCAAACCGTCCCCGTGTCGAAAAGTTTGACAGCCACGGCTTATTTACAGCGGGTGACGAGCCTCTGGTTTTATTACAGGTCGCTGATGAAGTAGCCGGCCACACCGGAAATGTGTGGACTCCGATTATCTCCCTGCGCCGTGAGGATGCCGCACAGATGGGATATGACAACGCGCCTGCATGGAAGGCTCTGCTTTCCGAAAAGGCTATGGAGATTGCGGAGAATCTAAAAATCCATCCGGACCACCTCAAATGGTACGCCGCTTTCCACAACGAGTCCCACCATCCCCACATCCACATGGTCTGCTACAGTACCCACCGGGGAGAAGGCTATCTCACCAAACAGGGCATTAAAAAAATAAAGTCCTCTCTGGCAAATGAGATTTTCCGTCAAGAGCTTATACCACTTTACGGAGAAAAGACACAGCGGCGGGATGACCTCAAGAAACAGGCGGCCGAGTCCATGCGGGAGATGATCCGTCAGATGAAAGGCGGCGTTTTACAAAGCGACCGCATGGAGCAGCTCCTCACACTTCTTGCCGAGCGACTGCAAACGGTCGGTGGCAAAAAACAGTACGGCTATCTGGGGCCAGACCTGAAAAATATCGCGGACAAAATTGTGGATGATCTGGCACAGGACAGCCGTGTCTCGGAAGCCTACCGTCTGTGGTGGGAAACCAGGGGCCGAATCGAATCCATCTACACAGAAACCTCATCCGAGCCGCCGCCTCTTTCCCGCTGTGATGATTTTAAGCCCATCCGCAACATGGTCATCCAGGAGGCCCTGCTGATAGGGAGCATGACCTTTGAGGAACCGGCATCCGTGGAAACCGCCCTGCCGGAGCCGGACAACGATCTGGAGATACCCCTCTCTGACATGGCGGATGAAGAAAATCAGGAACCGATACATGATTCCGGAGGGCAGCCCTCCAGCGATGAAGCCTCTGACGATAAGGAATCTTCCGGCTCATGGTGGACGGATGGCTACAAGCAGGCAAAGCAATATTTGTACGGTGATGAGGATACCGGAATCCCGCAGGACTTTGAAAAAGCCCGTGAACTCTTCCTTGCGGAAGCGGATAACCCTCTTGCACTGTATGACCTTGGCAGAATGGCCGCCGATGGTCTTGGCTGCGAAGCGGATGCCGATGAAGCCTATCGTTGGTACGAAAAGGCTCTTGCTGTCTTTCATGGGGCCGAGGAAGAAAAAGCATGGAAATACACCGAATACCGCATAGGAAAAATGTACGCCGCAGGGCTTGGCACGGAGCAGGACTATCTGCAAGCGGTCGATTGGCTCACCCTGTCCGCAGATGAGAATTATAAGTACGCACAGTATTCTCTCAGCGGTCTGTATTACCATGGCAAGGGTGTGAATCAGGATCATGAAACTTCTTTTGCCCTCTATACCCGCTCCGCGGACCAGAGCTTCCCCTATGCCAGTTTTGAACTTGGTAAAATGCTGCGGGACGGAATCGGCTGTGTAAAAAATCAGCAGGACTCTGACCGCCGTTTCAAGGAAGCCTTTCTCGGTTTTGTTTCCTTGGAGGAACAGAACCATGACGATAAGCTCCAGTACCGTTTGGGCTGGATGCTTCTAAACGGCGTAGGTACAGACAAGGATGAAGCCAGAGCAAAGGAATACTTTGATAAGGCGGCATCCGTGGGAAACCCCTTTGCCTGCTACCAGCTTGCCAAACTCATCCTCTCCGATGAAAAAGCACCGCCGCAGGATGTGGAGAAAGCCCTCGGCTACCTGAGAAAAGCGGTGGAGGCTGAGAATCCCTATGCCGCATATTTTCTTGGCAAGCTCTATGAAAAGGGACAGCACGTTCCGCAAAATATCGCAGAGGCAATACGACTCTATACTCTGTCGGCAGGACAGGACAATGACTTTGCCGCATACCGGCTCGGCAAGCTGTACCTCGGCGGTGAGGGCGTACTGAAGGATGTGGAGTCCGCCATTCACTGGCTTACATTTGCCGCCGACAGAAAGAACCAATTTGCTGAATATGCCCTCGGCGTCCTCTACTTCAAGGGGGAGGATGTTCTGAAGGATGTCCCCAAATGCCTGGAATACCTAAAACGGTCTGCCGGTCAGGGGAATCAGTTTGCACAGTACCGGCTGGGCAAGATTTACCTCATGGGCGAGGATGTGCCAAAGGATATTCAGACTGCCCTGCAATTTCTGACGGCTGCCGCAGAACAGGGAAATCAGTATGCGCAGTACACCCTCGGCAAGTTGTATCTGATGGGAAAAGATGTCCCCCAAGATAAAGAAACTGCCGTCCTCTGGTTTACCCTCTCGGCAGCACAGGGCAACATTTACGCCCAATTTTTCCTCGACCATATGGATGATTTCAAAGACCCCTCCGTTCTGCTGGCGGGAACACGGCTCCTGCATCACATGAGCCGTGTTTTTGCAGACAACACCCCGCCGCTGAAACCGCCCGGCCAGCGAACCGACCGTAAGCTCCTCCGCAAGCTCCGTGAGAAAAAGCAGGCACAGGGTCATGCGAGGGATGACCACGAACAGACCATGTCATTATAA
- a CDS encoding DUF6103 family protein — translation MKKESITIQMDGEKLRAVKRYMGKKDADLTQELCDSLQKLYEKYVPTTVREYIDEGADDESSTTASPKKQREKSTAAAVNEPREVSR, via the coding sequence ATGAAAAAAGAAAGCATCACCATACAAATGGACGGAGAAAAACTCCGTGCCGTCAAGCGCTATATGGGGAAAAAGGATGCCGATCTCACGCAGGAGCTTTGCGATTCCTTGCAAAAGCTCTATGAGAAATATGTCCCCACTACCGTCCGGGAATACATTGACGAAGGAGCAGATGACGAATCTTCCACCACAGCCTCCCCCAAAAAGCAGAGAGAAAAAAGCACGGCCGCAGCGGTCAACGAGCCGCGGGAGGTAAGCCGATGA
- a CDS encoding DUF3846 domain-containing protein: MSENMLRILKIEPGQAPHVKEIQNDLASLQAEVGGWIECISFPNGCVAVCNEEGKLNGMPPNRRLGADIICGPFFVCDTTRDGNFTSLSKSKVAEYSQLFEEIPEFTGQEPELQPGITFIGFEY; the protein is encoded by the coding sequence ATGAGTGAAAATATGCTTCGTATCTTAAAGATTGAGCCGGGGCAAGCACCCCACGTCAAGGAAATCCAAAATGACCTTGCCAGCCTGCAGGCGGAGGTGGGCGGCTGGATTGAATGCATCAGCTTTCCAAATGGCTGCGTTGCTGTCTGCAATGAGGAAGGCAAATTGAACGGAATGCCGCCCAACAGAAGGCTGGGCGCAGATATTATCTGCGGTCCTTTTTTTGTCTGCGACACTACCCGCGACGGAAATTTCACCTCTCTCAGCAAGAGTAAGGTGGCTGAATACAGCCAGCTTTTTGAGGAAATCCCCGAATTTACTGGACAGGAGCCGGAGCTTCAGCCCGGTATCACCTTTATCGGTTTTGAGTATTAA
- a CDS encoding peptidoglycan DD-metalloendopeptidase family protein, whose product MADPATITAVAKAAAAALSDERTRKTIGWIIAAVLSPLILIIVLVCSLLSGTTNHNNTAVELCFHGGVIPVSMPAEYKEYIGDMRQSFTLIDGAIATVNAEMEGGDSLDDYRVKAIFYSLFFGAESPSRLEHREYVDCFMTYEERTRTVENEDGATSEETYTVAVPIDSLPTVYNNIRTLFGRAITYEDQANANEIYYRARYGTGAPMEGDGSDSWQDWMPDQIDGFYSALPVGEAGAEAVRLGLSRLGDPYSQELRGQGSYTDCSYLVQWVYKKLGVNLPGTAAAQGKYCVDKGLTIAKSSLAPGDLVFWSHKPNGRFMNITHVGIYAGDSKVVDASSSRGEVVYRDLFDSGKQVLYARPYAEAPETSGSGFISPLGKSWRSMVTSEFGGRTDPITGQQAGHSGIDLGASKGTSIRSAKAGTVKTVVYGSTGYGYYLTIEHGGGLVTLYGHCSVILVREGQTVKSGETVAKVGSTGRSTGNHLHFEVRVNGVKQNPRNYLP is encoded by the coding sequence ATGGCAGATCCCGCAACCATCACAGCGGTTGCCAAAGCCGCCGCTGCCGCGCTCTCGGATGAGCGCACCCGAAAGACCATCGGTTGGATCATTGCCGCCGTTCTGTCGCCGCTCATTCTAATCATCGTGCTGGTCTGCTCGTTGCTTTCCGGCACTACCAATCACAACAACACCGCTGTGGAGCTGTGCTTCCATGGCGGTGTGATTCCGGTAAGCATGCCCGCAGAGTATAAAGAGTACATCGGGGATATGCGGCAGAGCTTCACTCTCATAGACGGTGCCATTGCGACAGTGAACGCAGAGATGGAGGGCGGCGATAGCCTTGATGATTACCGGGTCAAGGCTATTTTTTATTCTCTGTTTTTCGGCGCTGAATCCCCCTCTCGACTGGAGCATCGGGAATATGTGGACTGCTTCATGACCTATGAGGAACGCACCCGAACCGTGGAAAACGAGGACGGCGCCACCTCGGAGGAAACCTATACCGTGGCCGTCCCTATTGATTCTCTGCCCACTGTCTACAACAACATCCGTACACTGTTCGGCAGAGCCATTACCTATGAGGATCAGGCCAACGCCAATGAAATTTATTACCGCGCCCGGTACGGCACCGGCGCACCCATGGAGGGGGATGGTTCCGATTCGTGGCAGGACTGGATGCCGGATCAGATAGACGGCTTCTACTCAGCTTTGCCTGTCGGAGAAGCGGGGGCTGAAGCTGTCCGGCTGGGGCTTTCCCGCCTCGGCGACCCCTATTCGCAGGAGCTGCGCGGACAGGGCAGCTACACCGACTGCAGCTATCTTGTGCAGTGGGTGTATAAAAAGTTGGGTGTCAATCTCCCCGGCACGGCTGCGGCGCAGGGAAAATACTGCGTGGACAAAGGGCTGACCATTGCGAAATCCAGCCTCGCTCCAGGTGACTTGGTGTTCTGGAGCCACAAACCAAACGGCCGCTTCATGAACATTACCCACGTTGGCATCTACGCCGGGGACAGCAAGGTGGTGGATGCGTCCTCTTCCAGAGGGGAGGTTGTCTACCGGGATTTGTTTGACTCCGGCAAGCAGGTTCTGTACGCAAGGCCCTATGCCGAAGCACCGGAAACCTCCGGCTCCGGCTTTATTTCCCCGCTGGGAAAGAGCTGGCGCTCCATGGTGACCTCCGAGTTCGGCGGCAGGACGGACCCCATCACCGGGCAGCAGGCGGGACATTCCGGCATTGACCTCGGCGCATCGAAAGGCACCTCCATCCGTTCAGCCAAAGCGGGGACAGTGAAAACCGTGGTCTATGGCAGCACCGGCTACGGCTATTATCTGACCATTGAACACGGCGGCGGGCTGGTCACCTTATACGGGCACTGCTCTGTGATTCTCGTCCGGGAGGGGCAGACCGTAAAATCCGGCGAAACCGTTGCCAAGGTGGGCTCCACCGGGCGAAGCACCGGAAACCATCTGCACTTCGAGGTGCGGGTGAACGGTGTGAAGCAGAATCCAAGAAACTATCTGCCGTAA
- a CDS encoding gamma-glutamylcyclotransferase family protein yields the protein MKNARYYIAYGSNLNLPQMAHRCPSAKVVGASEIKDYALVFRGGRHGAVATIEPCEGSSVPVLLWNITPKDEQALDVYEGYPSFYEKQSMELPLDDRTVSAMVYVMTPGHRLGYPSDYYYNTIREGYKTAGFDTAVLEQAVDYTEQLMESEPEPEQQCLFGFSEMKWW from the coding sequence ATGAAAAACGCACGATACTATATTGCCTACGGCAGCAACCTCAATCTGCCGCAGATGGCGCACCGATGCCCCTCCGCCAAGGTGGTGGGCGCATCCGAAATCAAGGATTATGCCCTTGTGTTTCGGGGCGGCAGGCACGGCGCGGTGGCTACCATCGAGCCTTGCGAGGGCTCTTCCGTTCCTGTGCTGCTATGGAATATTACACCGAAAGATGAGCAGGCGCTGGATGTTTACGAGGGCTATCCCAGCTTTTATGAGAAACAGTCTATGGAGCTGCCTCTGGACGACCGGACTGTTTCAGCCATGGTCTATGTGATGACGCCGGGGCATCGGCTCGGCTACCCTTCCGACTATTATTACAATACCATCCGTGAGGGCTACAAAACCGCCGGGTTTGACACTGCTGTTCTGGAGCAGGCGGTGGACTATACCGAGCAGCTTATGGAAAGCGAGCCGGAGCCGGAACAACAGTGTCTGTTCGGGTTTAGCGAAATGAAATGGTGGTGA
- a CDS encoding amidoligase family protein produces the protein MELQAQDFGIEIEMTGLTRSRAADVIAGYFGTTREYEGSFYDAYFARDSTGRKWKVMSDGSLDCQRKEGRRKVSADRNYSVELVSPICQYRDIETVQELIRKLRDAGAFVNSSCGIHIHINAAPFDAPHLRNLVNIMAAKEDMIYKALKVSRGRESHYCQKIDPAFLERLNRQKPTTLDRLKSLWYNGGDGSREHYHHSRYHCLNLHSVFQKGTVEFRAFNGDLHAGKIKAYIQFCLAMTAQALNQRSASPTKTQSSNEKYTFRVWLLRLGMIGDEFKTARKHLLDHLEGCIAWKDPAQAQRQKERLRQKREAEQSQIAPEEAVPEPILEAEDEQSSAFTMSM, from the coding sequence ATGGAGCTACAGGCTCAGGATTTTGGAATCGAAATTGAAATGACCGGGCTTACACGAAGCCGCGCTGCTGATGTGATTGCCGGGTATTTCGGCACCACCAGAGAGTATGAGGGCAGCTTTTATGATGCCTATTTCGCAAGGGATTCCACCGGCCGCAAATGGAAGGTCATGAGCGACGGCAGCCTTGATTGCCAACGGAAAGAGGGGCGCAGGAAGGTCAGCGCCGACCGGAACTACAGCGTGGAGCTGGTCAGTCCCATCTGCCAGTACAGAGATATCGAAACGGTGCAGGAGCTGATCCGCAAGCTCCGGGACGCCGGGGCGTTTGTGAATTCCTCCTGCGGCATTCATATTCACATCAACGCCGCGCCCTTTGACGCACCGCACCTTCGCAATCTGGTCAACATTATGGCGGCCAAGGAGGATATGATTTACAAGGCGCTGAAGGTTTCGCGTGGGCGGGAAAGCCACTACTGCCAGAAGATTGACCCCGCTTTTTTAGAGCGGCTCAACCGGCAGAAGCCCACCACCCTCGACCGGCTGAAAAGCCTCTGGTACAACGGCGGCGACGGCAGCCGGGAGCATTATCACCACAGCCGCTATCACTGCCTGAATCTGCATAGTGTGTTTCAAAAGGGCACGGTGGAGTTCCGGGCATTCAACGGAGATTTGCACGCCGGGAAAATCAAGGCGTATATCCAGTTCTGCCTTGCCATGACAGCGCAGGCGCTCAACCAGCGGTCGGCAAGCCCCACCAAGACCCAGTCCAGCAACGAAAAATACACTTTTCGTGTCTGGCTTCTGCGCCTCGGCATGATCGGGGATGAATTCAAAACCGCCCGAAAGCATCTGCTGGATCACTTGGAGGGCTGCATTGCGTGGAAAGACCCTGCGCAGGCACAGCGGCAAAAAGAACGGCTGCGGCAAAAGCGTGAAGCGGAGCAGTCACAGATAGCGCCTGAAGAAGCTGTGCCGGAACCTATATTGGAAGCGGAGGATGAGCAGTCCTCCGCTTTTACTATGTCAATGTAA
- a CDS encoding DUF87 domain-containing protein, whose protein sequence is MARKRTLPSPPQEDVKIKDFLDMIAPGIIKFNTDHFLCGNTYRCVWVLREYPTATEEQAILRHLGEKDGVTLRIYTCQVTAAEEKKIIHNAANKNRMDKSSTNDLQQTVTAESNLQDVVTLVSSMHRNREPLLHCAVFLELTAHDSDGLKLLQTDVLTELVRSKLNVDRLILRQREGFLSVGPASRNVFGSQFERVLPASSVANLYPFNYSGKTDPRGFYLGRDKFGSNIIADFDKRDDDKTNANVLILGNSGQGKSYLLKLILCNILESGKSVLCLDPEHEYVELAENLGGCFIDLMSGRYRINPLEPKTWDEGGSPEDTDAPQAFRQSTKLSQHISFLKDFFRCYKDFSDRHIDVIEIMLGKLYEQFGISDRTDFRKLAATDYPILSDLYALIEAEYKGYDKTKYQLYPPELLQEILLGLHSMCMGAESQFFNGHTNVTSDRFIVFGVKGLLQASRNVKNALLFNVLSFMSDKLLTEGNTAASIDELYLFLTNLTAIEYIRNFMKRVRKKESAVILASQNLEDFNIEHIRELTKPLFSIPTHAFLFNAGNIDKRFYIDSLQLEESEYNLIRFPQRGVCLYKCGIERYNLAVHAPAYKEKLFGTAGGR, encoded by the coding sequence ATGGCAAGAAAAAGAACCCTACCATCTCCGCCGCAGGAGGATGTGAAAATCAAGGATTTCCTTGACATGATCGCTCCGGGCATCATCAAATTCAACACCGACCACTTCCTCTGCGGTAACACCTACCGCTGTGTGTGGGTGCTGCGGGAATATCCTACCGCCACCGAGGAACAGGCCATCCTGCGTCACCTTGGGGAAAAGGACGGTGTGACCCTGCGTATCTACACCTGTCAGGTAACGGCGGCCGAGGAAAAGAAGATCATCCACAACGCCGCCAACAAAAACCGCATGGATAAGAGCAGTACCAACGATCTCCAGCAGACCGTCACCGCCGAAAGCAATCTGCAGGATGTGGTCACGCTGGTGTCCTCCATGCACCGGAATCGGGAACCGCTCCTGCACTGCGCTGTTTTTCTTGAGCTGACCGCCCACGATTCCGATGGGCTGAAGCTCCTCCAGACCGATGTCCTCACCGAGCTGGTGCGAAGTAAGCTCAACGTGGACCGGCTCATTCTCAGGCAGCGGGAGGGCTTTCTATCTGTCGGTCCGGCCAGCCGGAATGTGTTCGGCAGCCAGTTTGAAAGGGTGCTTCCGGCAAGCTCAGTGGCAAACCTCTATCCCTTCAATTACAGTGGCAAGACCGATCCCCGCGGCTTTTACCTCGGCAGGGACAAGTTCGGCTCCAATATCATCGCGGATTTTGACAAGCGCGACGATGACAAAACAAACGCCAATGTCCTGATACTCGGCAACTCCGGTCAAGGCAAGAGCTATCTGTTAAAGCTCATCCTCTGCAATATCCTCGAATCGGGCAAATCGGTTCTGTGTCTGGACCCCGAGCACGAATATGTGGAGCTGGCTGAAAACCTCGGCGGCTGTTTCATTGACCTTATGTCAGGCCGGTACCGCATCAACCCGCTGGAGCCGAAAACGTGGGACGAAGGTGGCAGCCCGGAGGATACCGACGCGCCCCAGGCGTTCCGGCAGTCCACCAAGCTCAGTCAGCACATCAGCTTTCTCAAGGATTTCTTCCGGTGCTACAAGGATTTTTCGGACCGCCACATTGACGTCATTGAAATCATGCTGGGCAAGCTGTACGAACAATTCGGCATCAGCGACCGCACCGATTTCAGAAAGCTGGCAGCCACGGACTATCCCATTCTGTCCGATCTGTATGCCCTGATTGAAGCCGAGTACAAGGGCTATGACAAGACCAAATACCAGCTCTACCCGCCGGAACTCCTACAGGAAATCCTGCTGGGGCTTCACTCCATGTGCATGGGCGCGGAAAGTCAGTTCTTCAACGGCCACACCAACGTGACCTCAGATCGCTTTATTGTGTTCGGCGTCAAGGGGCTTTTGCAAGCAAGCCGGAACGTCAAAAACGCCCTGCTGTTTAATGTGCTGTCCTTCATGAGCGACAAGCTACTGACCGAGGGCAACACCGCCGCCTCCATTGATGAACTTTATCTGTTCCTCACAAACCTGACGGCTATCGAATATATCCGCAATTTCATGAAGCGTGTGCGCAAAAAGGAGTCGGCGGTGATTCTCGCATCGCAGAACTTGGAGGATTTCAACATTGAGCATATCCGGGAACTAACTAAACCGCTGTTTTCCATCCCAACTCACGCTTTTCTGTTTAACGCAGGCAACATCGACAAGCGGTTCTATATCGATTCCCTCCAGCTGGAGGAATCGGAATACAACCTCATCCGCTTTCCCCAGCGTGGTGTGTGTCTCTATAAATGCGGCATTGAGCGGTATAACCTTGCGGTCCATGCTCCGGCGTATAAGGAAAAATTGTTCGGAACGGCGGGCGGCAGATAA
- a CDS encoding GNAT family N-acetyltransferase, translating into MTKIIDKNMLSLRPIKKEDFSVIEEWLNKDYIKKWYGEPEEWLSEIRNDSGDFGWLNHYIVLYQDMPIGFCQYYDCSKTPPGFEWDSEPKGTFCIDYLIGQEFFLKKGLGSVIVQQLCSLIFKQENPVQIIADPVPENIDSIKLLERNGFTLDPTSGLYKMKIK; encoded by the coding sequence ATGACAAAAATCATTGATAAAAACATGCTATCCTTACGCCCAATTAAGAAAGAGGATTTTTCTGTTATTGAAGAGTGGCTCAACAAGGATTATATAAAAAAGTGGTATGGCGAACCGGAAGAATGGTTGTCGGAAATCCGAAATGACAGTGGTGACTTCGGCTGGCTCAATCATTACATCGTTCTCTATCAGGATATGCCTATTGGATTTTGCCAGTATTATGACTGTTCCAAAACACCGCCGGGCTTTGAATGGGACTCTGAACCCAAGGGAACTTTTTGCATTGATTATCTAATTGGGCAAGAGTTTTTTCTAAAGAAAGGGCTGGGCAGTGTAATCGTCCAACAATTATGCAGCCTGATTTTCAAACAGGAAAACCCCGTACAGATTATAGCCGATCCGGTTCCAGAAAACATTGACTCTATAAAGCTACTTGAACGAAACGGCTTTACGTTAGACCCTACTTCCGGTTTATATAAAATGAAAATCAAATAA
- a CDS encoding CatA-like O-acetyltransferase, which translates to MLPLAIQCHHAVCDGYHVGKFVEALRSMAANPKQWL; encoded by the coding sequence ATGTTGCCCCTTGCCATCCAATGTCATCATGCGGTTTGCGACGGTTATCATGTTGGAAAATTTGTAGAAGCCTTGCGCAGCATGGCGGCAAATCCTAAACAATGGCTCTAA
- a CDS encoding AAA family ATPase, which yields MKNLYLIGGTMGVGKTATCQILKQKLNNSAFLDGDWCWDMHPFQVTEETKRMVIQNICFLLNNFIRCSAYENIIFCWVMHQQAIIDDILSQLDTVNCTVHSISLICSEQALRTRLEKDVASGIRAEDVVKRSIERIPLYEKLNTCKVDVSDITPEQATELILQHC from the coding sequence ATGAAAAATTTATATCTAATAGGCGGAACGATGGGAGTTGGCAAAACCGCTACCTGCCAAATTCTAAAACAAAAACTGAATAATAGCGCGTTTCTCGATGGGGATTGGTGCTGGGATATGCATCCCTTTCAGGTGACAGAGGAAACAAAGCGGATGGTCATCCAGAACATCTGCTTCCTTCTGAACAATTTTATTCGATGCTCCGCTTATGAAAACATCATATTCTGTTGGGTTATGCATCAGCAGGCGATCATTGACGATATCCTTTCACAGCTGGATACGGTCAACTGTACGGTGCATTCTATTTCGCTGATTTGCAGTGAACAAGCTCTGCGAACCCGATTGGAGAAAGATGTTGCTTCCGGTATCCGTGCGGAAGATGTGGTCAAACGGAGCATTGAAAGAATCCCGCTCTATGAAAAACTGAACACCTGCAAGGTGGATGTGTCCGACATCACTCCAGAACAAGCAACAGAATTAATTCTGCAACACTGCTAA